A window of the Tunturibacter empetritectus genome harbors these coding sequences:
- a CDS encoding efflux RND transporter periplasmic adaptor subunit has translation MSIKKILLIVVAVLILAGIVVGTILHGQANVTKVSTTKAAHQDLVSVVNGTGQIKPKTYVNIGATAFGRITHLYVKEGDHVKAGTTLATVESVQPQATVAAQQATIASSRTDITSYIAAEKTADANIAQGKADLEQKKLDFGRAESLYNEKLIAKQDYDAKKAAYDMAVATLAQRQAALAQATAQTESQRGHMNQAVASQRANYDALDKTVSRAPFDGLVTNVPVREGETVVLGIQNAEGSTLMTLADMSVITAEVKVDETDIVNVAMNQPADITVDALPGRVFKGHVTEVGDQALLRTTGVATSQSTTGTEEAKDFKVVVTLDQTTNELRPGLSATAKITTAHKPNALTIPIQALVQRDPAVETALEKNAGKGSVVAVSASSTPSRKPQPIQGVYVLQSDHKKRRAIFVPVTTGVTGATDIEVLSGLKDGDEIVTGRYRILRTLKSGTAVKVDNSVEASSDSDKS, from the coding sequence ATGAGCATAAAGAAAATCCTCTTGATCGTCGTTGCGGTCCTGATCCTTGCAGGCATCGTGGTTGGCACCATCCTTCACGGTCAGGCTAACGTTACGAAAGTCTCCACCACCAAGGCCGCTCATCAGGATCTGGTCTCCGTCGTCAACGGCACCGGCCAGATCAAGCCGAAGACCTATGTCAACATCGGCGCCACAGCCTTCGGACGCATCACCCACCTCTACGTGAAAGAAGGCGATCATGTGAAGGCGGGTACGACCCTCGCCACGGTTGAGAGCGTTCAGCCTCAAGCCACCGTCGCTGCCCAACAAGCAACGATCGCCTCCTCCCGCACCGATATCACCAGCTACATCGCCGCGGAAAAGACCGCTGATGCAAACATCGCCCAGGGCAAAGCCGATCTCGAACAGAAGAAACTCGACTTCGGCCGCGCCGAGTCTTTATACAACGAAAAGCTGATCGCGAAACAGGACTACGACGCCAAGAAAGCCGCATACGACATGGCTGTCGCTACCCTCGCCCAGCGTCAGGCCGCTCTCGCACAAGCCACCGCGCAGACCGAGTCACAACGCGGCCACATGAATCAGGCAGTCGCCAGCCAGCGCGCCAACTACGACGCCCTCGACAAGACGGTTAGCCGCGCACCCTTTGACGGCCTTGTCACCAACGTTCCCGTCCGCGAAGGCGAGACCGTCGTTCTCGGTATTCAGAATGCCGAAGGTTCCACCCTGATGACCCTCGCCGATATGTCCGTCATCACCGCCGAAGTCAAGGTCGACGAGACAGACATCGTCAATGTCGCCATGAACCAGCCAGCCGACATCACCGTCGATGCCCTCCCCGGCCGCGTCTTCAAGGGCCACGTCACCGAGGTGGGTGACCAGGCGCTCCTCCGCACCACCGGCGTCGCCACCAGCCAGAGCACCACCGGCACAGAAGAAGCAAAGGACTTCAAGGTCGTCGTAACCCTGGATCAGACCACCAACGAGCTTCGCCCGGGCCTCTCCGCTACAGCAAAGATCACCACCGCCCACAAACCGAATGCCCTAACCATCCCCATCCAGGCGCTTGTCCAGCGTGACCCGGCCGTCGAAACCGCACTCGAAAAGAATGCGGGCAAAGGAAGCGTCGTTGCCGTCTCCGCGTCCAGCACTCCTAGCCGAAAACCGCAACCGATACAGGGGGTTTACGTCCTCCAGTCAGACCACAAAAAGCGGCGCGCGATCTTCGTTCCAGTCACCACCGGAGTCACGGGAGCCACAGACATAGAAGTCCTTAGCGGTTTGAAGGACGGCGATGAGATCGTCACCGGCCGCTATCGAATCCTGCGAACACTAAAGAGCGGGACCGCCGTCAAAGTAGACAACAGCGTCGAAGCCTCAAGTGACTCTGACAAGTCATGA